aaaattgccTCTAATTTCCTCGTAACAAAATAATCTCCCTTTGCACCTGTGCTTGCCATCCTTTCATGGTTAGTGTCTTGGCAAATTATTCTGTTCTCTGTCAGGCCTACTTTTGCATTgtccatgatttttcttttctttttgggcGTTGCATTGATCCTGGTTCTTGAATTCTACTGTGGCCTTTCCCTGTAATCAACTATATGTATTCTTGTTAACTAAATTCTTGATTTGGGTGAATGTAGGTTGGTGGGATGtacaaagaaaaatataaatggCTTACAAGGTGGATCATGAGTATGATTACTTATTTAAAATTGTGCTGATCGGAGATTCTGGTGTTGGAAAATCAAATATACTTTCCAGGTTTACGCGAAATGAGTTCTGTTTGGAATCTAAATCCACGATTGGTGTTGAATTTGCCACGCGAACTCTTCAGGTTGGCTTTGATCCTCGATCAGTACATTACAATTTGCCCATCTATGTCATCCCTTAAAACCTCGTTGCTGTTGTTTTCTGATGTGCTCCTTTTTTCGTGCCTAGTTTGAATTTGTTCATAATTAATTGCGCTCATATTCTGCTGCTTCATATCTTCATCATGCACTTTTGTCATTGTAATTGGATCGTGACGGGTAAACGTTGGTCCTAttggcactttttttttttatttttcagaaTTAGATATTGCACAAATCATAAAACCAATCATGGAACTTCTGCAGGGTTAAATACCCTTTTTTATTTCTGAGGGGCTCGACACATCAAAATAATATTTGATTGATGCCATGTCCCTCTATCTGTATATTTCCAGTCATGGCGCATACTGGATATTCTGTATCAGATGTGGGAAAACCATTTCAACTTGAAGGTTTTCACCCACTACACATACTTGCCCAACACTGTTAGTTAATCTTAAGGTTCCTCCCACACCACTATACAATTAATGTCCGCGAAGTTTTGATGATCAAGTGTGTCTTGTTGAGATTTGTGCATTTGAGCTAGTTTTTACAAGTCATGCAAGATCATATGTACTTTCCCTGGTATGCAATCGTCGTTCTTGCTATTTGACAGACACAGACTTGTTTCGTGAAAGAATTGGACGGATTACAGGCGCCCGGCATTGTACTTCCACTACATATCTATCGTATATATAGTAATTGAGCACATTGAGGTTGAAAATTTTGGTGCAGGTAGAGGGCAAGACGGTGAAGGCCCAAATTTGGGACACGGCTGGGCAAGAGAGGTACAGAGCTATCACCAGCGCATATTATAGAGGAGCTGTTGGGGCGCTGTTGGTCTACGATATCACCAAGAGGCAAacgtttgagaatgtgaatcgTTGGCTTCGTGAGTTAAGGGACCATGCTGACTCCAACATTGTCATTATGTTGGCCGGCAACAAGTCTGATCTCAACTACCTCAGAGCTGTTCCAGAACAAGATGCAAGACTTTTGGCCGAAAAAGAGGGACTGTCATTTTTAGAGACTTCAGCATTAGAAGCACTTAATGTGGAGAGAGCATTCCAAACAATTCTGCTGGACATATACCAGATAATCAGCAGGAAAGCACTGGCCGCGCAAGAGGCTACTGCAAACTTTCCCGGTCGAAGCACCACCATTAAGGTTGGTGAATACTCTGGTAATACGAGCAGGAAGGCCTGCTGTTCCAATTGAGATTTCAGCTTGTAAACCTCTGTATCAAAATCGGTTTTTGAAACGGAAAAGCAATTGACAATGTAGACGACCATGATGGAGTATTTGATAAACAATACATTCTTCCAATCCAATTTAGGAAAGAAGATAGGGATATCGTTAGTTTTTAAGCAAAACGAGGACCAAGAAAAGGGTGCTTCTTCTTGATCGTTTCCAACCATTCTTCATCTTTTGTTTGCTCAGCTATttatttccattttaaaacTTTTTGGATTGTTCACAGGTAACGTGAGCAAATAGTAGTTGCCCATATGGCGATATGTTATAGTACTGCTACTACTGCTTATTACTGGAATTGGCAGCTTAGCCATGTATGATGTATTGTACAGTTTAACTGCTGTGGAGGTTGCTACAGTATTACGTTAATCTTGAGCTTTTTTACTCTTTTTGTCGGCTAATTTCTTAGattatatgtaaaaaaaaaaaaaaacttcgcACAAATGTACGCCTGACAGACTTTGTTTCTAATTCTATACCTGCCACTCAGCGCGGCAGCAGAATAAATTGTCAGAGCCCTCAATCCCTCTGCAACAAGTTCAGTGCACTAAGCggcccaccttttttttttttaataacccTGTCcccaatatataaatataaatataggggacaaattataaatataaattatgGACTTAGATGAAAATCAATGAGCATAAGAACACAATAAAGTTTTTACAAAATTAAAGAATGCCTAAAAACTGCATATTTGTAAATCACTTTGGTAGTCTAAGTAGCCTAAATTTGAGTAGAGTATGAATAAAAGGttagttaaaaaaaatggattttgcAGCATTTGCATTTTGGCCATTAGAATTAAAAATACCGGGTTGGGGGTGCGTCGGACAAAGGCTGACAAagcacctttttttttggaCTTGGTGTCCCCAGTCGTGTCCAGTCAGCACGGCTGGGGACAgggttattttaaaaaaaaaaaaaaaaggtgggcgCTTAGTGCACTGAACTTGTTGCAGAGGGGTTGAGGGCTCTGACAATTTATTCTGCTGCTGTGCTGACTGAGCACGGCAGGTATAGAATTAGAAACAGAGTCTGTCAGGCGTACATTTGTgcgaagtttttttttttttacatataatctaagaaattagccctttttttgtcttacattttttttttgttgtttttgaaaaagcaaggcgacaaaaataaaatttgatgtCAGGACAAAGGTTCTCCCTTTTGTCACGGCAAATACAAGATTATAGATGAGATGCTTCCTTGAGGGATTATAGAACTATCAACTATCGTATTTCTTCCCTGTATCTGATAATAACCAAGAATTCATACCTTGCTATCTTCTCTACTTTACATGGATGAGgccaattatattttaaaacagATGAAGCCCTTTTATTAGTAGGGTCTTGTTCACCATTTTAGATCGAGTTATTTTGGTTCCAAGATGCTATCTGCAAACCATCATTTTTCAGTCTCTCTTATCTCACAAAGGCCTATTTTCACTTGAACATTTAACTTGTAATATAATAAGAAAGTGACCCTCCAAAGACCTAATTGCATTCACCCCTACAACTTGGTTGGGGTCGTTGCTGAATGAAAAGGTCAATTACTTTttaagtaaatcttatatacaccgtcagtgtatACATTATAATAATTAAATGGATGACACGtgaacaaaattttaattttaaattctaattttacacatattatatatatatataacgatAATTGTGTATATACTGACAAGATTAATCCTTATTTTTTTAGAGTTAAACATTCCAGTCGCGTGATTCGTGATTTACTTGGCCACAAAAACCACCGCCCCAAATCCAATGGACGGCCCCAAACCGCCATTCTCCTAAAACCATTCCAGCTACGACGTCGTCGTCCTTTGTTCGACGCTTTTTCCTGCGTCCCAAACCAAACATATACAGCTGCTGCTGCTTGTTGCAGGTATTCGTCTCACTAAACTCAAAACCGTCCGCTGTACAGAGTGTAGACTTGCGTATAAATACGTATTATCATTTCGTATATCAATTGCGACAGATAGAAGGCTGGAATGCAAACTGAAGCTAGAGCTCGGGTGGTGgtggaaggaggaggaggacgcGGCGGGCAGAGGGTTATGAATACTGGCCATGGAGCGGTGGTGGTCGACGGAGGCGCCTCCGGTGCTGCCCATAAGTTGATGGAGCAGCATAAGGAGAGAGCCTTTCATCATAATCATCAATCGCACATCGGAACAGTTTCGCAGCTTCTCGCCGGCGGAATTGCCGGTGCTGTGGGCAAGACCTGTACCGCTCCTCTTGCTCGCCTCACTATTCTCTTTCAGGTTCGAcgcttctttcatttttttttttaaatgctcaTTTTACGTCTCCGAGAGCACTTGGGAGGAACTCTTTAGTAAAGTGGTGAaggatataaaaaaaaatcagattttgatgCCGGTTCAAGGTTGCTATTGAGTTTTGCTTTGTATTCTATCCTGAATTGAGGCGGTTCATTAGATTTAGGATGAGCACAGAATCGGGTATTGCAAGTTGCAACATGTGGGCATTGGCCTCAATATGTACAAGTGGTGCCAATGAAATCAGGAAATGGTGTGTATGTGCTGCTGGAGCGAGAATTTGACGTCTTATTCAGAAAGATGTGCATAGAAAACTCATATTCCTGTCAGTTGGGAGAAACACTACCTTGTTCTTTTAGAAATAAATTGTTCAGAAAGCTCATAATTGACATTCAGTTTGGAAATAACCTTTTCTGCCTTTTGCAGGGGACTCGCCTGTGCGTTCTTTTACACTTTCCTTTCGTCTGGTTTTCTTAAAATGCATATTCTTATGGTCATAGCCGGTGTCTCTTCGTCCTATATTGATTAGGTATTGGCTTTTGTTAGTGATAAACAGCGAGAAGCCTTGTTACTGTTTTAGAAGCTCCCATCAATTAGCCATCGTTTCGTCCATGATCCAGTACATTGAACATTCGTGTTTACCAAGATTTCACTTTTATATTCATAACAAcgttgttgctgctgctgctgttgttgttgaatttcttttttttttttaaaaagaaaaatccacCTGCACCCAGTCTCTGTATATCATGAAGATGATGTTACCTTTGTATTCACAGCTACAAGGAATGCATTCTGATGCTGCTAGCCTGAAGAAAGCTAGTATTTGGCATGAGGCCAGGCGTATCATGAGAGAAGAGGGATTTCGGGCATTCTGGAAGGGAAATTTGGTCACAATTGCTCATCGTCTGCCCTATTCTTCTGTCAGCTTTTATACATTTGAGCGCTATAAGAATGTTGGTACTCATGTTTCATGATGAAATCTTGTTATGTTTCCACAAGTGCTTGCTTTCACAGATTGCTTTTTACCTGTTCTGTacgtcattcattttgttttatGATCTTTTGTCATGTCACAGCTCCTACAGTTAATTTGGGGAGTTGAAAGTCCAGgagaaaatgtaagaaaagacCTTTGTATACGACTTATAGCAGGTGGGTTGGCTGGAATAACTGCTGCTTCTGTTACATACCCTCTGGATCTTGTAAGGACACGCCTTGCTGCTCAGGTACA
This portion of the Coffea arabica cultivar ET-39 chromosome 2e, Coffea Arabica ET-39 HiFi, whole genome shotgun sequence genome encodes:
- the LOC140003886 gene encoding uncharacterized protein isoform X2, which gives rise to MQTEARARVVVEGGGGRGGQRVMNTGHGAVVVDGGASGAAHKLMEQHKERAFHHNHQSHIGTVSQLLAGGIAGAVGKTCTAPLARLTILFQLQGMHSDAASLKKASIWHEARRIMREEGFRAFWKGNLVTIAHRLPYSSVSFYTFERYKNLLQLIWGVESPGENVRKDLCIRLIAGGLAGITAASVTYPLDLVRTRLAAQTNVAYYRGIWHALCTISREEGAFGLYKGLGATLLGVGPNLAISFSVYDTARTLWHFHRPDDSTVLVSLSCGSLSGIASSTATFPLDLVRRRMQLEGAGGRARVYKTGLFGTFRHIFRTEGFRGFIKHSWKLTLLVSRKVTSYIQAQCMI
- the LOC140003886 gene encoding uncharacterized protein isoform X1; this translates as MQTEARARVVVEGGGGRGGQRVMNTGHGAVVVDGGASGAAHKLMEQHKERAFHHNHQSHIGTVSQLLAGGIAGAVGKTCTAPLARLTILFQLQGMHSDAASLKKASIWHEARRIMREEGFRAFWKGNLVTIAHRLPYSSVSFYTFERYKNLLQLIWGVESPGENVRKDLCIRLIAGGLAGITAASVTYPLDLVRTRLAAQTNVAYYRGIWHALCTISREEGAFGLYKGLGATLLGVGPNLAISFSVYDTARTLWHFHRPDDSTVLVSLSCGSLSGIASSTATFPLDLVRRRMQLEGAGGRARVYKTGLFGTFRHIFRTEGFRGLYRGILPEYYKVVPSVSIVFMTYEKLKQVLSNIPGS
- the LOC140037173 gene encoding ras-related protein Rab2BV-like; this translates as MAYKVDHEYDYLFKIVLIGDSGVGKSNILSRFTRNEFCLESKSTIGVEFATRTLQVEGKTVKAQIWDTAGQERYRAITSAYYRGAVGALLVYDITKRQTFENVNRWLRELRDHADSNIVIMLAGNKSDLNYLRAVPEQDARLLAEKEGLSFLETSALEALNVERAFQTILLDIYQIISRKALAAQEATANFPGRSTTIKVGEYSGNTSRKACCSN